From the Toxoplasma gondii ME49 chromosome VIIa, whole genome shotgun sequence genome, one window contains:
- a CDS encoding hypothetical protein (encoded by transcript TGME49_202480) has protein sequence MAFAPSLEDPAAAGALQGACEEAEEQASALGEDDLDGQTDEKRSCGVAGNGLSFDNVENASDVSSVTSAVSGSLPTSPSPSFAGPAERSNLDTAAAVYVQPTSEPPNRPTPFSPGENSSEEAACVAGVGESGGFAVPEPIQAPSQTHRPRGRGKRASRSLRGRILIPARAQWARMRAERAAAMAAAQAAQEAAAVSLGAASGDSSAGAQGVGGAPLRTGDPAGPSEGLQPDEQRTLAGGDLKRFGSLLLIPGKTRKWRKVRRRVGNARVQVWEEVSNSEDPLLQAVQAMLRHGIPSSSRRSVRHTRAVACHIKETTRQYLQQSSSTESANPVPRLSPPYSSLSSPAPPSAGLSSSASASAVDSAVSLSASSPSPHVSNPSLSAEVPPSLSPGVSSSPFSLSSVSSSLSPGSSVSLSSAGCCLPSVSARGL, from the exons ATGGCCTTTGCGCCTTCGCTCGAGGACCCTGCAGCGGCGGGCGCGCTGCAGGGGGCCTGCGAGGAGGCCGAAGAGCAGGCGAGCGCCCTTGGGGAAGACGACTTGGATGggcagacagacgagaagagaagttgTGGCGTTGCCGGCAACGGATTGTCTTTCGACAACGTCGAAAACGCGAGCGACGTCTCTTCAGTCACCAGCGCTGTCTCTGGATCTCTCCCCACGTCGCCTTCACCCTCTTTCGCCGGGCCTGCCGAGAGAAGCAACCTCGACACGGCcgctgcggtgtacgtacagccgaCATCCGAGCCGCCAAATCGACCCACGCCCTTCTCGCCTGGGGAAAACTCTTCAGAggaagctgcatgcgtcgccgGTGTCGGAGAGTCGGGAGGCTTTGCAGTCCCCGAGCCCATTCAGGCTCCCTCGCAGACCCACAGGCCCCGAGGAAG agGCAAGAGGGCGAGTCGAAGCTTGAGAGGACGAATTCTCATTCCAGCGAGAGCCCAGTGggcgcgcatgcgcgcagagagagctgcGGCGATGGCCGCCGCCCAAGCTGCTCAGGAGGCTGCTGCCGTGTCGCTCGGCGCCGCGTCCGGCGACTCCTCGGCTGGAGCCCAGGGGGTCGGTGGAGCCCCACTACGCACCGGAGACCCCGCGGGCCCCAGCGAGGGCCTGCAGCCCGATGAGCAGCGGACTCTCGCCGGTGGGGACCTGAAGAGATTCGGCAGCCTCCTCCTCATTCCGGGCAAGACgcgaaaatggagaaaa GTTCGTCGACGCGTGGGCAACGCCCGAGTGCAAGTTTGGGAGGAAGTCTCGAATTCAGAAGATCCTCTTCTACAGGCTGTGCAGGCGATGCTACGCCACGGtatcccttcttcttctcgacgaTCTGTGCGACACACTCGTGCGGTCGCATGCCATATCAAAGAGACGACCCGTCAATATCTTCAGCAGTCTTCGTCGACTGAAAGTGCAAATCCtgttccgcgtctctctcctccgtactcttctctctcctctcctgctcctccctctgctggtctctcttcctccgcgtcTGCCTCCGCTGTAGATTcggctgtttctctttctgcttcttctccctctcctcacGTTTCCaatccctctctctctgctgaagttcctccgtctctctctcctggggtttcttcttctcccttttctctgtcttccgtttcctcttctctctctcctggatcctctgtttctctttcgtctgctgGGTGTTGTCtgccctctgtttctgctcgGGGGCTGTAG
- a CDS encoding rRNA metabolism protein, SBDS family protein (encoded by transcript TGME49_202470) → MALKQPVTQVRLTNVAVVRLRHHGYRFEVACYKNKVLNWRTGIEDDLREVLQTNAVFHNVSKGEFAKRDALLAAFNTVDQDSICKVILDKGELQVSEKERQAALAAALQDVITLVIDMTVNVRTGLPLTRTAAASALRQAGFGVKLGAASKAQALKAVVLLQKKLGSDAIARRMMRLQAECAEAHREQVRSFICHQCGGVIEHEVLRGTNEAEEQDTAKPHRREAEREEEERNKERKGDQRQLRQKAVESVSSGTPQRDPQSEGLAQRQRRLERLLGREGHLGESAGEKSEEEREERPGKARAERPSRDVDCTEKSRSPCATYSVVFLSPASCYRELDALLHSLGGSLALLAANCIHACPPDLLGNSDKSLPQHADEKDGADSRARERKAGGKLEGENGEASADFDAGCRGRSVASRRPEDESKKRRNAGRRGRRRCGDSSAEREECRAEDVKSVCDDFGEGQKSRRRKGRNKPRQRDGAVLLESGEQGRERGSWSVGGLALSSPARASSLGNAAEDWEAAAMAWLRRDSYAEPQMRSAAPGGSVVFEGESSEDERTVSGCAARSSTAYRKGETPRIGDVEGRTIDPVEERSERAGALTPRDGRGRRTGAFPADCADFGGESGTAGGARVDSACAGGERAGASEQRVETEKTGERFAGERTKEKSAKALAFACRTCQISFDQAAEYRQHCKSSLHAMNLKRRVKELPPLTEEGWREAQLDEQLALQLEGMVLPEY, encoded by the exons ATGGCGCTGAAGCAACCAGTGACCCAAGTGCGCCTGACGAATGTCGCCGTCGTACGCCTGCGACACCACGGCTACCGTTTTGAAGTCGCATGCTATAAGAACAAAGTCCTCAACTGGCGAACAG GAATTGAGGACGACTTGCGAGAG GTTCTGCAGACGAACGCCGTCTTCCACAATGTATCGAAAGGAGAATTCGCGAAACGCGACGCCCTCCTCGCGGCCTTCAACACCGTGGATCAGGATAGCATCTGCAAAGTCATTCTTGACAAAG GAGAGTTGCAGGTGTCTGAGAAGGAGCGTCAAGCAGCGTTGGCGGCTGCGCTGCAAGATGTGATAACGCTGGTGATTGACATGACGGTGAACGTAAGGACAGGGTTGCCGCTCACGCGGACGGCCGCGGCGTCTGCACTGAGGCAAGCAGGTTTCGGCGTGAAGCTCGGAGCAGCGTCGAAGGCGCAAGCATTGAAGGCGGTGGTCctcctgcagaagaagctAGGTTCAGACGCCATCGCTCGACGCATGATGAGGCTGCAGGCCGAGTGTGCAGAAGCGCACCGCGAGCAAGTTCGATCCTTCATCTGTCACCAATGCGGAGGCGTCATCGAACACGAGGTCCTGCGGGGAACAAatgaagcagaagaacaggaCACAGCAAAGCCGcacagacgagaagcagagagagaagaagaagaaagaaacaaagaaagaaagggagaccaGAGACAGTTAAGGCAAAAGGCTGTGGAGTCTGTTTCGTCAGGCACACCACAGAGAGACCCGCAGTCAGAGGGGCTagcgcagcgacagagaagacttGAGAGGCTGCTCGGACGAGAGGGACATTTGGGAGAAtcggcaggagagaagagtgaagagGAACGGGAGGAAAGACCGGGGAAggcgcgagcagagagaccgTCTAGAGATGTGGActgcacagagaagagccggAGTCCGTGTGCAACGTACAGTGTTGTTTTCCTCAGTCCTGCGAGTTGCTATCGCGAGCTGGACGCCTTGCTGCACAGCCTCGGCGGGAgtctcgcgctcctcgccGCGAACTGCATACACGCATGTCCTCCTGACTTGCTTGGCAACTCCGACAAAAGCTTGCCGCAgcatgcagacgagaaggacgggGCGGACTCTcgagcgcgggagagaaaggcgggaGGGAAGCTCGAGGGCGAGAACGGCGAGGCCTCTGCGGACTTTGACGCGGGTTGTCGGGGGAGGAGTGTCGCTTCTCGGAGACCAGAAGacgagtcgaagaagagaagaaacgcaggtCGTCGGGGCCGCAGACGCTGCGGAGACTCCAGCGCGGAGCGCGAGGAGTGCAGGGCGGAGGACGTCAAAAGCGTCTGCGATGACTTTGGAGAGGGGCAGAAGAGTCGCAGGCGGAAAGGGAGGAACAAGCCGCGGCAGAGGGATGGAGCGGTCTTGCTAGAGAGTGGGGAACAAGGTCGGGAACGCGGCTCTTGGAGCGTGGGAGGGCTCGCACTCAGCTCCCCAGCGAGAGCGTCAAGTTTGGGGAATGCTGCGGAGGATTGGGAAGCCGCAGCGATGGCCTGGCTGCGCAGAGACTCGTATGCGGAGCcgcaaatgcggagtgcagCGCCGGGCGGCTCGGTGGTTTTTGAGGGTGAATCTAGCGAAGATGAGAGAACGGTTTCAGGATGCGCGGCGCGTTCGTCAACTGCCTACCGCAAGGGGGAGACACCTCGAATCGGCGACGTGGAGGGAAGGACTATAGACCCTGTAGAGGAGCGTTCTGAGCGCGCAGGGGCGCTGACGCCGCGAGACGGACGAGGGCGGAGGACGGGAGCGTTTCCTGCGGACTGCGCAGATTTCGGAGGGGAGTCGGGAACTGCAGGCGGTGCACGTGTGGACAGCGCCTGCGCAGGCGGGGAGAGAGCGGGTGCGTCGGAACAGAGAgtggagaccgagaagactGGCGAACGTTTCGCCGGggaaagaacgaaggagaagtcggCCAAAGCCCTCGCCTTTGCTTGTCGCACCTGCCAGATTTCGTTCGACCAGGCTGCGGAGTACAGACAACACTGCAAGTCGTCTCTGCACGCCATGAATTTGAAGAGAAGAGTCAAAGAGCTGCCGCCGCTGACGGAAGAAGGCTGGCGAGAGGCGCAACTCGATGAACAACTCGCCCTGCAACTGGAAGGCATGGTTTTACCGGAGTACTGA